A window of Castanea sativa cultivar Marrone di Chiusa Pesio chromosome 1, ASM4071231v1 contains these coding sequences:
- the LOC142622275 gene encoding uncharacterized protein LOC142622275 produces MSGAPRVRSMNVADSEARPVLGPAGNKAGSLSARKPGSKPLRKVEKSTEDATLAEDKKARKLSTVTTSSPQLHSVNVPSVLRRHEQLLQSNLSLNASCSSDASTDSFRSRASTGRLTRSNSMGTRRKPYASKPRSVASDSGLESPPDGLQTKKRCAWVTPNTDPCYAAFHDEEWGVPVHNDRKLFELLVLSSALAELPWPTILSKRHIFREVFADFDPVTVSKLNEKKMVAPGSTASSLLSELKLRSIIENARQISKVIDEFGSFDKYIWSFVNHKPIVSRFRYPRQVPAKTPKADVISKDLVRRGFRCVSPTVIYSFMQVAGLTNDHLIGCFRFQECIAAAEGKEENGIKDKTEETNPDSVMESELSIAIEEMNFSSE; encoded by the exons ATGTCAGGAGCTCCAAGAGTGAGGTCTATGAATGTGGCTGATTCAGAGGCTAGGCCGGTGCTTGGTCCGGCTGGGAACAAGGCGGGGTCATTGAGTGCACGAAAACCTGGTTCGAAGCCATTGAGAAAGGTTGAGAAATCAACCGAGGATGCTACATTGGCTGAAGATAAGAAAGCCCGGAAACTGTCTACAGTTACAACTTCCTCTCCTCAGTTGCATTCTGTCAATGTGCCTTCTGTGCTTCGACGACATGAACAGTTGTTGCAATCCAATTTGTCTTTAAATGCTTCGTGTTCATCTGATGCCTCTACGGATTCATTTCGTAGTCGGGCATCTACTGGCAGGTTGACTCGGTCGAATAGTATGGGTACTAGGCGGAAGCCGTATGCTTCAAAGCCAAGAAGTGTTGCTTCTGATAGTGGTTTGGAGTCTCCACCTGATGGTCTGCAAACCAAGAAGAGGTGTGCATGGGTGACACCAAATACTG ATCCATGTTATGCTGCTTTCCATGATGAAGAATGGGGAGTTCCAGTTCACAATGACAG GAAATTGTTTGAGCTGCTTGTTCTTTCTAGTGCTTTGGCTGAACTTCCATGGCCTACCATTTTAAGCAAAAGGCATATCTTTAG GGAAGTATTTGCTGACTTCGATCCAGTCACTGTCTCAAaattgaatgaaaagaaaatggtagCACCAGGAAGCACTGCAAGCTCCCTTTTATCAGAACTAAAGCTACGTTCTATCATTGAGAATGCACGTCAAATATCTAAG GTCATAGATGAGTTTGGGTCATTTGACAAGTACATTTGGAGCTTTGTGAACCACAAACCTATAGTTAGCAGATTCCGATATCCTCGCCAAGTTCCGGCGAAAACTCCAAAGGCGGATGTGATAAGCAAAGACCTGGTGAGACGGGGATTCCGGTGTGTGAGCCCCACTGTCATCTACTCATTCATGCAGGTAGCAGGATTAACAAATGACCATCTCATTGGTTGCTTCAGATTCCAGGAGTGTATAGCTGCAGCAGAAGGGAAGGAAGAGAATGGCATCAAGGATAAGACCGAAGAGACAAACCCTGATAGTGTGATGGAATCAGAACTATCGATTGCTATTGAAGAAATGAATTTCTCTTCAGAATGA